The proteins below are encoded in one region of Nitrosopumilus sp.:
- a CDS encoding SDR family oxidoreductase, giving the protein MKLSGKIALVTGGSRGIGFATAKILSENGAIVIITSKNQERLEKAASEIPNAIGITSDIRNTNDVKNVVTKIIKKFGKLDILVNNAGIFPKIKQLHEINEDEWNEVLDVNLTGQFRFTKEAIPYLQKTSGSIINISSDAGLKAYQGFNADAYSASKAALILLTKCWALEYAKDKIRVNCICPGVVDTDMTKPFLKTQKDKEFMDNEHPIGRIGQPQEIGKAVLYFASDDASWTTGAILTVDGGESIK; this is encoded by the coding sequence TTGAAACTATCAGGAAAGATTGCTCTAGTAACTGGGGGAAGTCGTGGAATAGGGTTTGCAACTGCAAAAATTTTATCAGAAAATGGGGCCATTGTTATTATCACGTCAAAAAATCAAGAAAGGTTAGAAAAAGCTGCATCAGAAATTCCTAATGCAATTGGGATTACATCTGATATTAGAAATACAAATGATGTAAAAAATGTTGTAACGAAAATAATTAAGAAATTTGGAAAATTGGATATTCTAGTAAATAATGCTGGAATTTTTCCAAAGATAAAACAATTACACGAAATTAATGAGGATGAATGGAATGAAGTTTTAGATGTAAATCTTACAGGACAATTTAGATTTACGAAAGAGGCAATTCCATACTTACAAAAAACATCTGGTTCAATAATCAACATTTCATCTGATGCAGGGTTAAAAGCATATCAAGGATTTAATGCTGATGCATATTCTGCTTCAAAAGCTGCGTTAATTTTACTAACAAAATGTTGGGCATTAGAATATGCAAAAGACAAGATTAGGGTGAATTGTATTTGCCCAGGAGTAGTAGACACGGACATGACAAAACCATTTTTGAAAACTCAAAAAGATAAAGAATTCATGGATAACGAGCACCCAATAGGGAGAATTGGTCAACCACAAGAGATTGGAAAAGCAGTACTATATTTTGCATCAGATGATGCATCTTGGACTACAGGTGCAATACTTACAGTAGATGGAGGAGAATCAATAAAATGA
- a CDS encoding 3'(2'),5'-bisphosphate nucleotidase CysQ, producing MKDIPISDKIPELDLAIKAAKEAGNAILEIYLGDYKISTKNDDSPITDADLKSNEIIKSILSQTEHMILSEEDKDDLSRLSKDMIWIVDPLDGTSDFIDKTGEFTVMIALIKNKKPILGVIAWPTENTIFVAQKGSGSFRYSHNEWKKISVTRVTELEKCRTVGSRHHLSDKEKAFIKKLGVKKFTSIGSSLKVGKISSGEAEAYITTTNKMKEWDSAASYSIISEAGGKMTDMLGNDITYNNKEIHHLNGILVTNGLIHDKIVKEFKKLE from the coding sequence TTGAAAGACATACCCATTTCTGATAAAATTCCCGAATTAGATCTTGCTATCAAGGCTGCAAAAGAGGCAGGAAATGCAATTTTAGAAATTTATTTGGGAGATTATAAAATATCTACAAAAAATGATGATTCTCCAATTACAGATGCAGATCTTAAAAGTAATGAGATAATCAAAAGTATTCTTTCACAAACTGAACATATGATTTTGTCTGAAGAGGATAAAGATGATCTAAGTAGATTGTCAAAAGATATGATTTGGATTGTAGATCCACTTGATGGAACTTCTGATTTTATTGATAAAACAGGAGAATTTACAGTTATGATTGCATTGATAAAAAATAAAAAGCCAATTCTTGGTGTGATTGCTTGGCCTACAGAAAATACAATATTTGTTGCACAGAAAGGGAGCGGTTCATTTAGATATTCTCATAATGAATGGAAAAAAATATCGGTAACTAGAGTAACTGAACTAGAAAAATGTAGAACAGTTGGTTCAAGACATCATTTATCAGACAAAGAGAAAGCATTTATCAAAAAATTAGGAGTTAAAAAATTCACAAGTATAGGAAGCTCATTAAAAGTTGGAAAAATTAGTTCTGGTGAAGCAGAAGCATATATCACCACCACAAATAAAATGAAAGAATGGGATTCGGCTGCATCATACTCAATAATTTCAGAAGCTGGAGGAAAAATGACGGATATGTTAGGTAATGACATTACATACAATAACAAAGAGATACATCATCTAAACGGAATTCTAGTAACAAATGGATTAATCCATGATAAAATAGTAAAAGAATTTAAAAAATTAGAGTAA
- a CDS encoding ELP5 family protein: protein MLDKNPEQVLDNDLTYIQNEFEQNNPSIVLCSESFHKAEFLNRLINGVKEPVIFVDFDLLYSGYIESGMIQKKKNVIIVCPNQTDWKEKLAEIITKASEKKFLVVIDSFNGVYNMFEDRESAIFVNSCIMLISSIGKHVGTSVIVTAMARKKEVNEWILSPGGKQIIKSGKTGVYFLKKIDKTITITNIEKIDKNSKTSKRE, encoded by the coding sequence GTGTTGGATAAAAATCCTGAGCAAGTTTTAGACAATGATTTAACATATATCCAAAATGAATTTGAACAAAATAATCCAAGCATAGTTTTATGCTCAGAGTCTTTCCATAAAGCAGAATTTCTAAATAGATTAATCAATGGAGTTAAGGAACCTGTTATTTTTGTAGATTTCGATTTACTTTATTCTGGGTATATTGAATCTGGAATGATTCAGAAGAAGAAGAATGTGATAATTGTTTGTCCTAATCAAACAGATTGGAAAGAAAAATTAGCAGAAATTATTACAAAGGCATCTGAAAAAAAATTTCTTGTTGTAATTGATTCATTTAATGGAGTTTACAACATGTTTGAGGATCGTGAATCTGCTATATTTGTCAATTCATGTATAATGTTGATTTCATCTATTGGAAAACACGTTGGAACTTCAGTTATAGTAACAGCAATGGCAAGAAAAAAAGAGGTAAATGAATGGATATTGTCACCAGGAGGAAAACAGATAATCAAATCAGGAAAAACAGGAGTTTATTTTCTGAAAAAAATAGACAAAACTATAACAATCACTAATATTGAAAAAATAGATAAAAATTCAAAAACTTCCAAAAGAGAATAA
- the cysC gene encoding adenylyl-sulfate kinase has translation MKPFVLWMTGLPCSGKTSIVKDLQKDIPNLAMLDGDELREWFSPKDFSKTGRDEHNKKVAHLAKLLLKHGVPSAVSLVSPYVENRENAREIINAGVQFAECYVKCSLEKCEERDVKGMYAKARKGEIKGFTGIDDPYEAPEKADLVIDTEHKSLTDCAKQVKDFLIGRNLL, from the coding sequence ATGAAACCTTTTGTTCTTTGGATGACTGGTCTTCCTTGTTCGGGAAAGACTAGCATTGTAAAAGATTTACAAAAAGATATTCCAAATTTGGCAATGCTTGACGGTGATGAATTAAGAGAATGGTTCTCACCAAAAGATTTTTCAAAAACAGGACGTGATGAGCACAACAAAAAAGTTGCTCATTTGGCTAAGCTTTTACTAAAGCATGGTGTTCCAAGCGCCGTATCTCTGGTTTCTCCATATGTTGAGAATAGAGAAAATGCAAGAGAGATTATTAATGCAGGCGTTCAATTTGCAGAATGTTATGTAAAATGTTCACTTGAAAAATGTGAAGAAAGAGATGTCAAAGGCATGTATGCCAAAGCAAGAAAAGGAGAAATTAAAGGATTTACTGGAATTGATGATCCCTACGAAGCTCCAGAAAAAGCAGATTTAGTAATTGACACTGAACACAAATCTCTTACAGATTGTGCAAAACAAGTAAAGGACTTCCTTATCGGAAGAAACTTACTCTAA
- a CDS encoding aminotransferase class V-fold PLP-dependent enzyme has product MNLASKDISDDFEHSEKIYLNNASISLMPLQSIEAMNDFLKTYNSIGPDSKESEPFITEKLRNVRKIISKIISCQPDEVILTQSTTDGINIVANGLSFNDKSNIVIRGMTHEHHANFYPWIKLKSRISVKSLPIDDNGFFKLDDLQSSIDDNTKLVSLSHALYNTGSIIPVGKIGKILHGRVPFFIDSAQTIGCIIDTDVSKIQCDFMSFNGSKWLCGPMGTGIFYCNRKSSELLEPITIGGESAIMYGDSNLAFKQLPDKFQTGFRNYVGIVGLESSVNYLLNFGIKNIHQKNQYMSNILREELSKIPNITLYGPDDPNARTSIVSFNIKGFDSQEIVDKLEKQNIVLTVREIMKKNIVRVSPHFFNNESQILQVIDAIKKL; this is encoded by the coding sequence ATGAATTTAGCATCAAAAGATATTTCAGATGATTTTGAACATTCTGAAAAAATCTATCTAAATAATGCCTCTATCTCTCTTATGCCCTTACAAAGTATTGAAGCAATGAATGATTTTCTAAAGACATACAATTCAATTGGACCTGATTCCAAAGAGTCAGAACCATTTATTACTGAAAAACTAAGGAATGTAAGAAAAATAATTTCAAAAATAATCTCTTGTCAACCTGATGAAGTTATTCTTACTCAAAGCACAACTGATGGAATCAATATTGTGGCAAATGGTCTTTCTTTTAATGATAAATCTAATATCGTGATTCGTGGAATGACACATGAACATCATGCAAACTTTTATCCATGGATTAAATTAAAATCTAGAATTTCGGTAAAAAGTCTTCCTATAGATGATAATGGTTTTTTCAAATTAGATGATTTACAATCATCCATTGATGATAATACAAAATTAGTATCTCTAAGTCATGCATTATACAATACTGGTTCCATTATACCTGTAGGTAAAATAGGAAAAATTCTTCATGGTAGAGTACCATTCTTTATAGACAGTGCGCAAACTATTGGATGTATAATAGATACTGATGTATCTAAAATTCAATGTGATTTTATGTCATTTAATGGATCTAAATGGTTATGTGGTCCGATGGGAACTGGTATATTTTATTGTAATCGAAAGTCAAGTGAACTATTAGAACCAATCACTATTGGTGGTGAATCTGCAATTATGTATGGAGATTCAAATCTTGCTTTCAAACAATTACCTGATAAATTCCAAACTGGTTTTAGAAATTATGTTGGGATTGTTGGATTAGAATCTTCTGTAAATTATTTGCTAAATTTTGGAATAAAAAATATTCATCAAAAAAATCAATACATGTCAAATATTCTAAGAGAAGAATTATCAAAAATTCCAAATATTACTTTGTATGGACCAGATGATCCAAATGCTAGAACCAGCATAGTATCTTTTAACATTAAAGGATTTGATTCACAGGAAATTGTAGATAAGCTTGAAAAACAAAATATTGTTCTGACTGTTAGAGAAATTATGAAAAAAAATATTGTACGTGTATCACCCCATTTCTTTAATAATGAATCTCAAATACTGCAGGTGATTGATGCAATAAAGAAACTATAG